The Lentimicrobiaceae bacterium genomic interval GCGTTCATGTTAGCACCGTCCATATAAACCTGACCGCCATTTTCGTGAACAATATCAACAATTTTTCTGATACCTTCTTCATATACTCCGTGAGTTGAGGGGTAGGTAACCATAATTGCACCTAAGTTGTCTTTGTGCTTTTCGGCTTTTAGTTTAAGGTCTTCTATGTCGATATTACCATTTTCGTCGCTTTTAACTGTAACAGTCGTCATTCCTGCCATAACTGCGCTAGCAGGATTGGTTCCGTGAGCCGACGATGGAATTAAACAAATGTTTCTATGTCCTTGATTAATGCTGTCCAAATATGCACGAATAACCAGCAAACCTGTATATTCACCCGAAGCACCTGAGTTTGGTTGGAAAGACATAGAATCAAAGCCGGTTATTTCGCACAAATCTCTTTCCAAATTACTGATAAGTTCTAGATAACCTTGGACTTGGTCGGTAGGAGCAAAAGGATGCACATTGGTAAACTTGCTGAAGCTCAACGGCATCATTTCAACAGCTGCGTTAAGTTTCATAGTACACGAACCTAATGGTATCATTGAGCGGTTTAGAGCTAAATCTCTGTTTTCCAATATTTTTAAGTAACGCATCATACCTGTTTCGGAGTGATAATCGTTGAAAACGCTATCGGTCAGATATGGCGATTTGCGGTTGAAACCTTCGTCAAAAGTCTTTATCAGTTTGCAAACTTCAGGATTGCAGACAAACTTTGTAAACCCTTTGTTAGCAGCTTTGGCAAAAATCTCTAACAGTGTATTGATATCATTAAGGCATGCGGTTTCTCCCAAACTAATGTTGATATGTTTTTCATCAACATAGTGTAGATTCATTTTTTTATCCAAAGCCATCTTTCTGATGTCTTCAATCTTGGCATTATCAGGGATTTGGATTAGTAATGTATCGAAAAAGTCCGTATTAATTTGTTTATAACCGTATTTTGCAATTTCCTGAGCCAAAACACCTGTAAGAATATTAATGTGTCTGGCTATTTCTCTAATACCTTCTGCACCGTGATAAACTGCGTACATTCCTGCCATAGTAGCCAACAATGCCTGTGCAGTACAAATATTTGAAGTAGCTCTTTCGCGTTTGATGTGCTGTTCGCGAGTTTGCAACGCCATTCTTAGAGCTTTATTTCCTTTTTTATCGATAGTAACACCGATAATACGTCCAGGAATGTTACGTTTGTAATCATCTTTGGTGGCGAAATAACCAGCGTGAGGTCCGCCAAATCCCATTGGGATACCCAAGCGTTGGGTGCTACCAACAACAACATCGGCTCCCCATTCTCCCGGAGGAGTTAGCAAAGCTAAACTCAAAATATCGGCAGCTACAATTACTTTTACGTTGTTTTTTTGAGCTTCTTCGCATAAAGCTTTGTAGTTATTGATGTTTCCGTTTTTATCGGGATATTGTACCAATATAGCAAAAACATCATCGGTAAAATTAAAATCATTGTCATCAACTAACTTTACATTAATACCAAGGCGATGAGCACGAGTATTAAGGACGTCGATAGTTTGCACAAAAGTTTTATTGCTGACTAACAAAGTATTTGGTTTTTCGCCGTTTTTATTTTTGGGAGCCGTATTATAAAGCATAATCATAGCTTCGGCAGCCGATGTTCCTTCGTCTAACAAACTTGCGTTGGCTATTGGCAAGCCGGTTAAATCGCTGACTACAGTTTGAAAGATTAAGAGTGCTTCCAAACGTCCTTGCGATATTTCTGCCTGATAAGGCGTATATGATGTGTACCAGCCGGGATTTTCAAATATATTGCGCATTATTACGCCCGGGGTTATGGTATCGTAATATCCTTGTCCGATAAACGATTTGAATGTTTGGTTTTTTTCGGCTAATTCCGTAATGTGATTCATGTATTCAAATTCGTTCATGCCCTTGGGCAAATTTAACGGCTTGGGCAATCTGATGTTATCGGGAATGGTTTGGTTCATAAGGTCGTCGAGACTACTTGCACCAACAACATTTAACATTTGTTTAATTTGCTCTTCGGTAGGACCGTTGTGTCGTTTAATAAAGTTATTTGTAATCATATTTTGTTGTTTTTATTGTTACATATTTATTGTGCAAATGTACAAATGAAATTTGATATTTTGTCCTTGATTTAATTAAATTTTCGTAATACAACACAAGGAGCGTTATAGCTCCTTGTATTGCAAATGGTGTAGTGTTTAATATTAACTAAAACAAAAAAATTTAAAAAACCACGTGAGCCATTTTATATTTTGATAAACTTATGTGTTGTATGTTTTCTATTGTTATCAATAATTATAAGTATGTAATTTCCAGGCATTAAATTACTGACATCTATTATTTTATTATCAAGAACGCTGTTCTTAATAACATTTCCGTTAGAATTTAATATCATATATCTAGAAAAATCTTTCAAACTCTTAATTTTAATATAATCCGAAGTCGGATTTGGATATATTGCTGTTGAATTATCATACGAATACACGTTTTCATACAACACGTTTGTGATATCAATATCGAAGTCGATAAATTGGTCGTTGCTGGTAGCTCTGACGGTTACAACAACTTCGGCATGATTGGGATTTAATCTGGAAATAGTCATATTGCTATTGTTGTTAATCACGGCTTCAATATCGTTAGGTGAGCTGTTATTTATGACTGTATATACTATCAGAGAGTCGCAAACATCAGGGTCGGAAACGGTTCCAATCAGGTTGAACGTAGTATCGAAAGGATAATCGTATATGTAAATATGCTCGATTGGATTTGCCAAGTATGGCTCGGGGTTAGGTAAAGGCAAGCAATGTACTGTAAATATGGTTGCTACTTCTTGTCCGGCACTATTGGCATTTATGGTGATAACCGCATCGCCTACATCGGCACTAAGTCGTTCTAAGTATAATGTTTTATCGTCTAAAATGGTTTGAACAAGTTCAGGGTTTGTATTATTAGCAACGCTTAAAACTATACTGTCGCTTGGGTCGTCTGGGTCGGCAAATGTGTTAGACAAATCCAATGTATCGTAGTCGGGATAGTACTCAAAAGTAACATCCGGAATAGGATTCAACACATAAGGCGGAAGGTTTTGCG includes:
- the gcvP gene encoding aminomethyl-transferring glycine dehydrogenase; the encoded protein is MITNNFIKRHNGPTEEQIKQMLNVVGASSLDDLMNQTIPDNIRLPKPLNLPKGMNEFEYMNHITELAEKNQTFKSFIGQGYYDTITPGVIMRNIFENPGWYTSYTPYQAEISQGRLEALLIFQTVVSDLTGLPIANASLLDEGTSAAEAMIMLYNTAPKNKNGEKPNTLLVSNKTFVQTIDVLNTRAHRLGINVKLVDDNDFNFTDDVFAILVQYPDKNGNINNYKALCEEAQKNNVKVIVAADILSLALLTPPGEWGADVVVGSTQRLGIPMGFGGPHAGYFATKDDYKRNIPGRIIGVTIDKKGNKALRMALQTREQHIKRERATSNICTAQALLATMAGMYAVYHGAEGIREIARHINILTGVLAQEIAKYGYKQINTDFFDTLLIQIPDNAKIEDIRKMALDKKMNLHYVDEKHINISLGETACLNDINTLLEIFAKAANKGFTKFVCNPEVCKLIKTFDEGFNRKSPYLTDSVFNDYHSETGMMRYLKILENRDLALNRSMIPLGSCTMKLNAAVEMMPLSFSKFTNVHPFAPTDQVQGYLELISNLERDLCEITGFDSMSFQPNSGASGEYTGLLVIRAYLDSINQGHRNICLIPSSAHGTNPASAVMAGMTTVTVKSDENGNIDIEDLKLKAEKHKDNLGAIMVTYPSTHGVYEEGIRKIVDIVHENGGQVYMDGANMNAQVGFTNPGYIGADVCHLNLHKTFAIPHGGGGPGVGPIGVAKHLTPFLPGHSITKIGTDKSISAVSSAAFGSAYVLPITYGYIKLLGQEGLEKATQLATLNANYLKKRLEGHYKVLYTGKNDRVAHEFIIDCNQFLKTANITAADIAKRLMDYGFHAPTVAFPVIGTLMIEPTESEPLSDLDKFAEALIDIRKDIADIESGKCDKNDNIIKDAPFTIEMATADDWDKPYSRQKALFPLNCVKIDKYFPAVTRVDDAYGDRNLMPVYSDFVSKD